The genomic region GGGTTAGACTCTGAAACCATTTATTGGCCCCAATAGAGTTCTAAtgggggtgaatagcatttAAAGGATATTTTAAAATCACTCTTGAgctttaaaaatttctaaataatttgaaatagaAGGTTTAAAACTTGTTAAAGTTAAAAAGCACTAATTAAAGAGAAGGTAAAGAGAAGTGCACAAACACAATTATTTATAGTCGTTCGATCTCCTTAACCTACATCCATTATCTTGATttcccaatcaaggattttcaatcCAACTTCACTAAACTAGTGGAATTAACAACTTTCACCAAACTTTTACAAAATGAGCTTCTAACCCAAGCTCTAAAACTCTTACAACAACCCTTAGAGTGTGCAACCTTGTACACTCTAattaatcaagaaattaagaaaagatggagtacaattgatcacctagATTTTCTAAGATGTACAAATCCAAGCTTAAACACTTTACAAaggataaaaatgaaaaacatgtGCACAAGAAAAGGTTTTTGCTCTTTTGGCCTATTTCAAACTCTTTTGGAACTTCTCTAtccattttttattgttgGAGATGccttttatatttgaaaaatcaattctaaCAACTTGAGACAAAAACTAACCGTTACAAACAGTTTTTGGCTATTATTTTGTCCTTTTGtgcttaaaatcaaaatctattGACAATGTTCCTTTAACCTGTTAAAAACAGACTTTAACTGATTACGCctttgtcagttaaaattctacctacgcaagtatacgtatcgaacaaATAGTATATTAGTAAGCAGAGTATTGATCCCTCAAAGAATTGTTctaaaaatttactaagtactaaaattaaaacaatttagttttattcaaacaatcaaaatttggataattaaattaactaaaaatttatcaacaaaaactaaactaattaacactaattaaaaatcaaagcaaaaagataattgaataaaaatcaaattggaaaaacctagaattacaatatccctcacacttcatctaaatcttacctctctcttaacttattcttttgggttgaattgctaacctaaagtcctcaattatttataatgctCTCCTAAGtctcttataaaaatatctactttaaccaaaacactatattattatgtgaattgaaattaaaatagactcattaagttcaagctcTAATACTAGCTACATATAGCATATAGGTATATTCCTATCatatacacaaatcaatttattcatctaatcaaataaatatgatcatatgctattccaattttagtctacactaaactccttttcccaagtttgtttatatttttagattgatttaattagtgatcaggcaattaaaagcatttagaacaaattgaaataaacaattatATCCTATTGAAAATAAGctagaaagagattaaaaatttaaactacatgtgagttcaattgtaatcctcaaaaaataaatatagctAGATATAGTTgcaaaagtaaataaaagCTTATTTACTGTTTGTTATACTGCTTTCCTATGTTAACCAGTTAATTgcaattttaattgattaaaaactttttgttttcaagcAGCATTTTTCACTAGCTTTCTTTCAACTGATTTGGCTTCTCTTTGACTGATTAAGGCTTCATTCCTTTCAACCCTAACTGATTGAAGTAGGCTCTAACCGATTAGAAATTCTTCAACTTTGAATCTCATGGTTTGGTGCCTTTGAATGGTCAAcgatattttaaatttgaattttggctCTTCTTGACACTTCAACTTTAACCTTTAACCAGCTATCTCCTTTgccttaaccaattaaaagaCTTCTATTTTGTACTCATGTAGTGCCATGAATTgccttaactaattaatacCTCATGTTAATCAGTTAATATTTTTCTGCTTTCACTtagtcttttgtttttttgttcctttaactgattaatcATTTTAGTAGCATGGTAGGCTTCTTAACTTATTTTCAAACAACATTTATACTAAGGAATTTAAACTTAGTCTtgtacatttaaaaaaaatggttagttattaatgaatgaagaatgttttgttattgtaaaaaatatatggaGTCAACAACCCTACTCCTTTTGATAGCAGTTTACACTTCCAAGTATCCAGTCTAGCTTCTACATGCTCCACCAACGGTTTTCATATTTGCAAAGAGCCCTGAGAAGAACCTAGAGGAAGCCTTAAATACGTAAAGGTAGATTTCCAATCTTACAATAAATATATACACGCACCCGAGTATTTGGCTCATTGACTGATGCATAATCTCTCTGTCTAAAAAGCAGGGTTTGAATTCTCCTctcccaattataaaaaaaaaaaatcttacaaTAAATACACACCATCCATCTTTCAAGATTAGAATGATTGACTCCCAtccaaataaattatttttgtgaaaattaattttcatgccAAACGCCATCTAGAAACATCTTAGGATCCTTTTAATGTATTGAATAGCATAAATTTAGAAATTATTCTAGGTGTCACAAGAATAAACTATCCATATAAGCTATATCCAACCCATTtgcatttttaagaaattagaAACTTTTAAGGAGAATCAACCTACAGTCTTATTACCTAGGCTTAAAATATCAAACATAGAAAGATGAATTTTATCCTTTATACAAACTACTCAGTTACTAAAATGTTCGAAAATTTACCAGTAACAATTCATGTCAAGTGGAAATAACATAGAAGAAACCTATTTGCACATTTATTAAAATCTATTTGCTAGTTACAAACTTTTCTACTTGAAACTGCCCTTGAAAAACCACTTGAGAAAAGAATATTAAGCAAATTACTTATGCTACAAATTTGTATCGGCAGATAACCttacaccttaaaacccttgccTGAACATAAAATCCTGGCATCACCATGATCTTAACCCGGCTTGGTCCATGTGGCCTTTGCCTTTCCATGAACATATCTTCCATGTAATGTGGATCGAAGGTTCTATTTTCTTCAACCCGTAGAATTCCCAATGGTGGATTGAATGAGAAAGCAAGCAAATGAAGCAACCATATGCATTTAGCAGCAACAAAGAAAGCTTGAAGCAGCTGTTCTGGCCATGGTCGAGTCCAATTCAGCGTTGTAATGATTAAACTCATCTTCTGATCACAGAACTTACTAAATTCTTCGCTATAATATTTAGTTCCCTTCCTTAGCACTTCATTCCAGCTTAGATTTCTAAGTGCAACATATGATGTAAATTGAGCCTGGCGATCTTGTTGAGGGTCCAAGTGCTTTGGTGACCCATTCTTCTGAAATACACAATTCTCAAAATCTTGGTAGAGTGACTGGTTTATTAGTGCTTCCAAATGGTATAATACTGCCTTAGAGTACTTTGAATTCAATGAAAGTTTATATGGTTGAAGAAGCAGATTCAAGTTGTCCATTAAAGTATTGTCAGTCTGTTCAATCTGTCCAACAAGTGTCTTGCAGAACTGTTTCACTGACAATCTTGCTTCTGATACTATCTGCAAGAAACCCTCTACCATTACCTCCTCACTGACAGGCATCAGGTTTTCACCATTCCCATCAATGGATTTCCCTCTCCTAGGAAAATTTCCAAGCTTTTCATTGATTTGAGAATCCTTTGTTTGTGTTGCTTGCCTTAAGGCTTTCTTGAGCTCTTCACAATAGGTTTCTAAATACTCCAGCTTCTGCTTGAGCTCTCCTAATGAAGATCGCATCTCAGCAACTTCCATTAAGGCCGCATCTCTATTCTCATTTG from Theobroma cacao cultivar B97-61/B2 chromosome 9, Criollo_cocoa_genome_V2, whole genome shotgun sequence harbors:
- the LOC18589758 gene encoding IRK-interacting protein, whose protein sequence is MAAAATASQIFESHQSDNNNNSNNEVSRQEIQAAIAKAVELRALHAALMQGNSPAPANLRYPSSASPVSRPASQFSAQDYPVFTPSYEDETLSGYHTNNQALSESWDEYGLEAGNGTETVLSDYKKEISASRKGFSPALAALESHICSAEDQKSVTGSCANHITVLQTSPGAELYKSCTSRRNSLGDFKSVSSCNRCKPAVITTESENVIRNIKNSNTVVPLTDSHSSVQSQPKNRGVMSWFFPRLKKKQKNENSPNRTESEEVSQIFKDFGMLSIETLKRELIEANENRDAALMEVAEMRSSLGELKQKLEYLETYCEELKKALRQATQTKDSQINEKLGNFPRRGKSIDGNGENLMPVSEEVMVEGFLQIVSEARLSVKQFCKTLVGQIEQTDNTLMDNLNLLLQPYKLSLNSKYSKAVLYHLEALINQSLYQDFENCVFQKNGSPKHLDPQQDRQAQFTSYVALRNLSWNEVLRKGTKYYSEEFSKFCDQKMSLIITTLNWTRPWPEQLLQAFFVAAKCIWLLHLLAFSFNPPLGILRVEENRTFDPHYMEDMFMERQRPHGPSRVKIMVMPGFYVQARVLRCKVICRYKFVA